A window of Cryptomeria japonica chromosome 3, Sugi_1.0, whole genome shotgun sequence contains these coding sequences:
- the LOC131044035 gene encoding protein DETOXIFICATION 49-like, producing MYTFWHQGQNGVNKPECSQAFGAKQWRLIGHSLQRTILILLCASVPIGLLWLNVESILLWCGQDENITRMAGTYVLYSLPDLIALSFLHPLRIFLRTQSSILPLTVSAGVALLLHIPINFLLVVYFKLSIRGVALAAVWTEFNIVICLVCYICLSGVYMDSLPGLSRECLKEWTSFLRLAIPSCASVCLEWWWYEFMILICGLLLDPKTTVASMGILIQTTAFLYIFPSSLDVALSTRVGNELGANRPAKARTAMTVAIALAALLSFLPMGFTLTVCHSWGRMFTQNPQILSLVSSTLPIVGLCELANWTQTTACGVLRGSARPSGAAHINLGSFYLIRTPVALTLCFVYKFELVGLWLGMLAAQVSCLIFMISVLVRTDWIVEPERAKELAAEPQQTHILCQQEEQCICRILYFPYGETSVEPLLTVVSF from the coding sequence AAAACGGGGTCAACAAACCCGAGTGCAGTCAGGCTTTTGGGGCGAAACAGTGGAGACTTATCGGCCACTCTCTTCAAAGAACAATTCTCATTCTTCTATGCGCCTCTGTGCCCATCGGTTTGCTGTGGTTAAACGTCGAATCGATTCTGCTCTGGTGCGGGCAGGATGAGAACATCACCAGGATGGCAGGTACGTACGTTCTTTACTCTTTGCCCGATCTCATCGCTCTGTCATTTCTTCATCCACTCAGGATTTTCCTTCGAACGCAGAGCTCCATCCTTCCGCTCACAGTTTCAGCAGGCGTGGCTCTTCTTCTTCACATTCCCATCAATTTTCTTCTTGTGGTATATTTCAAACTATCAATCCGAGGTGTTGCCCTGGCTGCCGTGTGGACAGAATTTAACATTGTTATATGCTTGGTGTGCTACATATGCCTGTCGGGAGTTTACATGGATTCGCTGCCGGGGCTGTCGAGAGAATGCCTGAAAGAGTGGACGTCGTTTCTGAGACTGGCCATCCCCAGCTGCGCATCGGTGTGCTTAGAGTGGTGGTGGTACGAGTTCATGATTCTTATCTGTGGACTATTGCTAGACCCCAAAACAACCGTAGCCTCCATGGGAATTCTCATCCAGACCACGGCATTCCTTTACATATTTCCATCGTCGCTGGACGTGGCACTTTCGACGAGAGTGGGAAACGAGCTCGGTGCAAACAGACCGGCCAAGGCCCGCACTGCCATGACAGTTGCAATCGCATTGGCTGCTTTACTGAGCTTTCTACCGATGGGCTTTACATTAACCGTGTGTCACTCGTGGGGTAGAATGTTCACTCAAAATCCACAGATTCTGTCGCTGGTCTCGTCGACACTGCCAATAGTGGGGCTCTGTGAGCTCGCGAATTGGACGCAAACGACGGCATGTGGAGTCCTCCGAGGCAGCGCTCGGCCGAGCGGTGCAGCACATATTAATTTGGGCTCTTTCTATTTGATCAGGACGCCCGTTGCACTGACTCTGTGTTTTGTGTACAAATTTGAACTTGTGGGTCTATGGCTTGGCATGCTTGCAGCGCAAGTGTCGTGCCTCATTTTCATGATATCTGTGTTGGTGCGGACTGACTGGATTGTTGAACCGGAGAGAGCCAAGGAGCTCGCCGCAGAGCCTCAACAGACCCACATTTTATGTCAACAAGAGGAGCAATGTATTTGCAGAATTTTGTATTTTCCGTATGGAGAAACGAGCGTAGAGCCTCTACTAACGGTAGTTAGTTTTTAG